The following proteins are encoded in a genomic region of Aquifex aeolicus VF5:
- a CDS encoding DUF2267 domain-containing protein translates to MALFDEWYQKGHQIVHEVMKELGIEDEHKAFRLLRAVLQTLRDRLPASEGKDFAAQLPMVLKAVWCDGWDPTRVPDKSIKHKQDFLERVMNHPGLRRPADIESLEDAERVVTAVFRVLKRHISYGEIKDVLSELPEDIREMLENA, encoded by the coding sequence ATGGCACTCTTTGACGAATGGTATCAAAAAGGACACCAGATCGTCCACGAAGTTATGAAGGAGCTCGGAATTGAAGATGAGCACAAAGCCTTCAGACTTCTGAGAGCTGTTCTCCAAACCTTAAGGGATAGACTCCCCGCCAGTGAAGGAAAGGACTTTGCAGCTCAACTTCCGATGGTTTTGAAAGCAGTCTGGTGTGACGGCTGGGATCCAACAAGAGTGCCCGACAAGAGCATAAAACACAAACAGGACTTCCTTGAAAGAGTTATGAACCATCCCGGACTCAGGAGACCTGCGGACATTGAAAGCCTTGAAGACGCAGAAAGAGTTGTAACAGCAGTATTCAGAGTTCTAAAGAGACACATTTCTTACGGAGAGATAAAGGACGTCCTGAGCGAACTCCCCGAAGACATAAGAGAAATGTTAGAAAACGCTTAA
- the minD gene encoding septum site-determining protein MinD, translated as MAEVIVITSGKGGVGKTTLTANIGTALAKLGKKVLLIDADIGLRNLDMILGLENRIVYDILDVLEGRVPYEKALVKDKRGLSLWLLPANQRANKDVIDIEKWNKTVEEIKNSGNYDYILVDSPAGIEKGFQIAVSPADKALIVVNPEVSSIRDADRVIGLLESMDKRNYKVIVNRIKWEMVKRGAMLSVEDIVDILKAEIIGIIPEEPKLVDFTNRGEPIVLDEKFPASQAIIDTARRLMGESIPLKRYGEKKGLLSRLLGG; from the coding sequence ATGGCTGAAGTTATTGTTATAACCTCCGGAAAGGGAGGCGTAGGAAAAACTACACTTACCGCAAACATAGGTACCGCACTCGCAAAGCTTGGTAAAAAAGTCCTCTTAATCGACGCAGACATCGGGTTGAGAAACCTGGATATGATTCTAGGTCTTGAAAACAGGATAGTATACGACATTCTTGACGTGCTTGAAGGAAGGGTGCCTTATGAAAAAGCACTCGTGAAGGACAAAAGGGGACTTTCCCTATGGCTACTTCCCGCAAACCAGAGGGCAAATAAGGACGTAATAGACATTGAAAAGTGGAACAAAACTGTAGAAGAGATTAAAAATTCAGGAAATTACGATTACATCCTCGTAGATTCTCCTGCTGGTATAGAAAAAGGTTTTCAGATAGCGGTATCCCCTGCGGACAAAGCTCTAATAGTTGTTAATCCAGAGGTTTCCTCTATAAGGGACGCGGACAGGGTAATAGGGCTTCTGGAGAGCATGGACAAGAGAAATTACAAAGTTATCGTAAACAGGATAAAGTGGGAAATGGTGAAAAGGGGGGCTATGCTATCAGTTGAGGATATAGTAGATATACTTAAAGCCGAAATTATCGGTATAATTCCCGAAGAACCGAAACTCGTGGACTTTACTAATAGGGGTGAGCCTATAGTACTTGATGAAAAGTTTCCCGCATCTCAAGCCATAATAGACACAGCCCGCAGGTTAATGGGTGAAAGCATTCCCCTGAAGCGCTACGGAGAAAAGAAAGGGCTTTTGAGCCGGTTACTAGGAGGGTAA
- the minC gene encoding septum site-determining protein MinC yields MIEIKGKTLPVIQIKIKEKGNIDKLLKELKEKLSHNIFKGSLIILENPEVLKPEERKKVEEILKEFSRGFIEGKKEGKEKREESRLLIIERTLRAGQRIEHRGDILILGDVNKDAEVLAGGNIIVMGKLRGVAKAGLIGDHSAVIVALKMEPQLLQIGKKKAIMSEADRNSPGYPEVAKIEGEDIVLEPIEGAERWLKLLL; encoded by the coding sequence GTGATAGAGATAAAGGGAAAAACACTTCCCGTAATCCAGATAAAGATAAAGGAAAAAGGAAACATAGATAAATTACTTAAAGAATTGAAAGAAAAACTCTCCCACAATATATTCAAAGGAAGCTTGATAATCCTTGAAAACCCGGAAGTATTAAAGCCGGAAGAGAGAAAAAAAGTAGAAGAAATCCTGAAGGAGTTCTCACGCGGTTTTATAGAAGGTAAGAAAGAAGGAAAGGAGAAAAGGGAAGAAAGCAGACTTCTCATAATAGAGAGAACGTTAAGGGCAGGTCAGAGGATAGAACACAGAGGAGACATTTTAATACTCGGAGATGTGAACAAAGATGCCGAGGTCCTCGCTGGTGGGAACATCATAGTTATGGGAAAGCTGAGGGGTGTTGCAAAGGCCGGTTTGATAGGAGATCACTCGGCGGTCATAGTGGCTCTCAAGATGGAGCCTCAACTCCTCCAGATAGGGAAAAAGAAGGCTATAATGTCGGAGGCGGATAGAAACTCACCGGGATACCCGGAAGTTGCAAAAATAGAGGGCGAAGATATAGTATTAGAACCAATAGAAGGAGCGGAAAGATGGCTGAAGTTATTGTTATAA
- the amrB gene encoding AmmeMemoRadiSam system protein B, with product MRVREPAVAGTFYPKDKEELNKLMDLLCGFEPKEKIKPKAILVPHAGYIYSGKTACEVYKRIEIPEKVVLLGPNHTGLGKPISVYSGDAWETPYGVVEIDGELREKILKYPYANPDEYAHLYEHSLEVQLPFLQRYARREFKILPIVVTFVEYEVAKDFGRFLGEVLKEEDALIVISSDMSHYVPAEEARKKDEILISAMERLNTEELYFKAVQYNITMCGVVPAVVGIESAKVLGATKGIVVDYSNSGDTTGDYSQVVAYLGMIFL from the coding sequence ATGAGGGTAAGAGAGCCGGCAGTTGCAGGAACTTTTTACCCGAAGGATAAGGAAGAGCTAAATAAGTTAATGGATTTACTCTGCGGTTTCGAGCCAAAGGAAAAGATAAAACCCAAAGCCATTTTAGTTCCCCACGCGGGCTACATATACAGCGGAAAAACCGCCTGTGAAGTTTACAAGAGGATTGAGATTCCCGAAAAGGTTGTGCTTCTTGGACCCAACCACACGGGACTTGGAAAACCGATATCCGTGTACAGCGGAGATGCATGGGAAACCCCTTACGGAGTTGTTGAGATTGACGGAGAACTGAGGGAGAAAATCTTAAAATACCCCTACGCAAACCCTGACGAATACGCACATTTGTACGAGCACTCTCTGGAAGTCCAGCTTCCCTTCCTCCAGAGGTACGCAAGAAGGGAGTTTAAGATACTCCCCATAGTTGTAACCTTTGTGGAGTATGAAGTTGCAAAAGATTTCGGAAGGTTCTTGGGAGAAGTTCTGAAGGAAGAAGACGCCCTCATAGTTATAAGCTCGGACATGAGCCACTACGTTCCCGCCGAGGAAGCGAGAAAGAAGGACGAGATACTCATATCCGCCATGGAAAGACTAAACACCGAGGAGCTCTACTTTAAGGCTGTTCAATACAACATAACAATGTGCGGAGTTGTGCCTGCGGTTGTAGGAATAGAGTCGGCAAAAGTGCTCGGAGCAACGAAGGGAATAGTGGTTGATTACTCAAACTCCGGAGACACGACGGGAGACTACTCTCAGGTGGTAGCTTACTTAGGAATGATTTTCCTTTAA
- the prfA gene encoding peptide chain release factor 1 — MLKEAYISRLDKLQEKYRKLQEELSKPEVIQDVEKYKKLSKELKELQEINELYERYKKAQKELKEAKELLKSSDKDLRELAEEEVNRLTEEMKKLEEELKVHLVPKDPNDTKNVILEIRAGAGGEEAALFAADLFRMYQKYAEEKGWKVSILSSNKTGLGGYKEVIALIEGEGAYSRLKYESGVHRVQRVPVTESSGRIHTSTATVAVLPEVDETDIKIKPEELKIETFRASGAGGQYVNTTETAVRITHIPTGIVVQCQDERSQFQNKQKALKILYAKLKDYYERKKQEEIAKERKEQVGTGERSEKIRTYNFPQNRVTDHRINLTLYKLQDVLEGKLDEIIDALRAKEIEKKLELVEKEG, encoded by the coding sequence ATGCTGAAGGAAGCCTACATATCCAGACTTGACAAACTCCAGGAAAAGTACAGGAAACTTCAGGAAGAACTCAGTAAACCCGAAGTAATACAGGACGTAGAAAAGTACAAGAAACTCAGTAAAGAGCTTAAAGAACTCCAGGAGATAAACGAGCTATACGAAAGATACAAAAAAGCCCAGAAGGAATTAAAGGAAGCAAAGGAGCTTTTGAAGAGTTCGGACAAGGACTTAAGGGAACTCGCGGAAGAAGAGGTAAACAGACTTACTGAAGAGATGAAGAAACTTGAAGAAGAGTTAAAGGTTCACCTGGTTCCAAAGGATCCAAACGATACTAAAAACGTTATCCTTGAAATAAGGGCGGGAGCGGGTGGTGAGGAGGCTGCCCTCTTTGCCGCGGACCTCTTCAGGATGTACCAGAAGTACGCAGAAGAAAAGGGCTGGAAGGTAAGTATACTCTCTTCAAACAAAACGGGACTCGGCGGATACAAGGAAGTAATAGCCCTTATAGAAGGTGAAGGTGCTTATTCGAGGCTAAAGTACGAAAGCGGTGTCCACAGGGTTCAAAGAGTACCTGTCACCGAAAGTAGCGGAAGGATTCACACCTCAACCGCCACCGTGGCGGTTCTTCCCGAAGTTGACGAAACGGACATAAAGATTAAGCCAGAGGAACTGAAAATAGAAACCTTCAGGGCTTCGGGAGCGGGCGGACAGTACGTGAACACCACCGAAACAGCTGTAAGGATTACACACATACCTACGGGTATAGTGGTTCAGTGCCAGGATGAAAGGTCTCAATTCCAGAACAAACAAAAAGCTCTTAAAATCCTGTACGCGAAACTAAAGGACTACTACGAAAGAAAGAAGCAGGAAGAAATAGCGAAGGAAAGAAAGGAACAGGTCGGAACTGGAGAGAGGAGTGAAAAGATAAGAACTTACAACTTCCCTCAAAATAGGGTTACCGATCACAGGATAAACCTAACCCTTTACAAGCTTCAGGATGTTCTGGAAGGAAAACTGGACGAAATAATAGACGCCTTGAGGGCGAAGGAAATAGAAAAGAAACTGGAACTAGTAGAAAAGGAAGGTTAA
- the dxs gene encoding 1-deoxy-D-xylulose-5-phosphate synthase: protein MLEKYEILKDYKGPFDIKNYDYETLQKLAQEVRDYIINVTSKNGGHVGPSLGVVELTIALLRVFNPPEDVIVWDIGHQGYPWKILTDRKEQFPTLRQYKGISGFLRREESIYDAFGAGHSSTSISAALGFRIGKDLKGEKEDYVIAVIGDGALTAGMAYEALNNAGHIRPDRFIVILNDNEMSISPNVGAISTYLNRIISGHFVQETRQKIKNFLQHFGETPLRIMKLTEEFLKGLISPGVIFEELGFNYIGPIDGHDIKALEDTLNNVKDIKGPVLLHVYTKKGKGYKPAEENPVKWHGVAPYKVESGEIIKKSSPPTWTSVFGKALVELAERDEKIVAITPAMREGSGLVEFAKRFPDRFFDVGIAEQHACTFAAGLAAEGLRPVAAYYSTFLQRAYDQVIHDVALQNLPVTFAIDRAGLVGDDGPTHHGVFDLSYLRCVPNMVVCAPKDEQELRDLLYTGIYSGKPFALRYPRGAAYGVPTEGFKKIEIGTWEELLEGEDCVILAVGYPVYQALRAAEKLYKEGIRVGVVNARFVKPMDEKMLRDLANRYDTFITVEDNTVVGGFGSGVLEFFAREGIMKRVINLGVPDRFIEHGKQDILRNLVGIDAEGIEKAVRDALKGGRLI, encoded by the coding sequence ATGCTTGAGAAGTACGAGATCTTGAAGGACTATAAAGGGCCTTTTGATATAAAGAATTACGATTATGAAACGCTCCAGAAGCTCGCTCAAGAGGTAAGGGATTACATCATAAATGTAACTTCAAAGAACGGAGGACATGTAGGTCCGAGCCTTGGTGTTGTTGAATTAACGATAGCACTCCTGAGGGTTTTCAACCCGCCTGAGGACGTAATAGTCTGGGACATAGGACACCAGGGATACCCATGGAAGATACTCACAGACAGAAAAGAGCAATTCCCTACTTTGAGACAGTATAAGGGCATTTCGGGATTTTTGAGAAGAGAGGAGAGCATATACGACGCCTTCGGAGCAGGACACAGCTCTACCTCTATTTCTGCAGCCCTGGGCTTCAGGATAGGAAAGGACCTGAAAGGAGAAAAAGAGGATTACGTTATAGCGGTAATAGGGGACGGTGCACTCACGGCGGGTATGGCTTACGAGGCTCTAAACAACGCGGGACACATAAGACCGGACAGGTTTATCGTGATACTGAACGACAACGAGATGTCTATATCTCCGAATGTAGGAGCGATATCCACATACCTGAACAGGATAATAAGCGGGCATTTCGTTCAAGAAACGAGACAAAAGATTAAGAATTTCTTACAGCACTTCGGGGAGACTCCTCTCAGGATAATGAAGCTCACGGAGGAGTTCCTCAAGGGTCTAATATCACCCGGAGTTATTTTCGAGGAACTCGGTTTTAATTACATAGGTCCCATAGACGGACACGACATAAAGGCCCTTGAGGATACATTAAACAACGTGAAAGATATAAAGGGACCCGTCCTTCTCCACGTTTACACGAAGAAGGGAAAGGGCTACAAGCCTGCGGAGGAAAATCCCGTAAAGTGGCACGGAGTTGCGCCCTACAAGGTTGAGTCCGGAGAAATCATTAAAAAAAGCTCTCCTCCCACCTGGACCTCGGTCTTTGGAAAGGCACTCGTGGAACTGGCTGAAAGGGACGAGAAAATCGTGGCAATTACTCCCGCCATGAGGGAAGGTTCGGGACTCGTTGAGTTCGCAAAGAGGTTCCCTGACAGGTTCTTTGACGTAGGAATTGCTGAACAGCACGCTTGCACCTTTGCTGCAGGACTCGCCGCAGAAGGACTAAGACCAGTCGCAGCATACTACTCCACTTTCCTCCAGAGGGCTTACGACCAGGTAATCCACGACGTAGCACTCCAGAACCTGCCCGTTACCTTCGCAATAGACAGGGCGGGACTTGTCGGAGACGACGGTCCCACCCACCACGGAGTTTTTGACCTCTCTTACCTGAGATGCGTTCCCAATATGGTAGTTTGCGCTCCAAAAGATGAACAGGAGCTCAGGGACCTCCTTTACACTGGTATATACAGCGGAAAGCCTTTCGCCCTGAGGTATCCGAGGGGTGCGGCTTACGGAGTTCCTACCGAAGGTTTTAAAAAGATAGAAATAGGAACTTGGGAGGAGCTTCTGGAAGGTGAGGACTGCGTTATACTTGCGGTGGGATACCCCGTATACCAAGCCCTTAGAGCCGCGGAAAAACTCTACAAGGAAGGGATAAGGGTAGGTGTAGTCAACGCGAGGTTCGTAAAGCCGATGGACGAGAAAATGCTCAGAGACCTCGCAAATAGGTACGACACATTCATAACCGTTGAAGACAATACGGTAGTTGGAGGCTTTGGAAGCGGAGTTCTGGAGTTTTTCGCAAGGGAAGGAATAATGAAGAGGGTAATAAACTTAGGTGTGCCGGACAGGTTCATAGAACACGGAAAGCAGGACATACTCAGAAACCTCGTCGGTATAGACGCTGAAGGTATAGAAAAGGCGGTGAGGGACGCCCTGAAGGGCGGGCGTCTCATTTAA
- the rgy gene encoding reverse gyrase, translating to MIKAIFDTLCPNCGGEISAERLLKGLPCEKCLPEEVNREEVCQKLENGSFKEFCELLSELKDWEDFFKEILGTSPWSLQKSWARKVFLGRSFAMLAPTGVGKTTFGLSMASYLAKQGKKSYIILPTQLLVEQVSERIKTFGVDEDRLIVWGKLSEKKKKELKERIQKGDFDILITTSMFLYKNYEILPKDFSFIFVDDVDSFLKTAKNVDKVLYLLGFSEEDIHKAFELIRLKEKPNKSEEDWEEIKKRSEELREIAKKKKGVLAVSSATGNPRSNRIKLFRELLGFEVGKPSVLLRNIVETYEETQNLKETLLKRVKEFGKGGLVFVSSDYGREAVEEVKKFLESHGVKAVTYEEDLKLFEKGEAQVAIGISSFKNPLARGIDLPHVVRYAIFYGVPKIRVPLKVETSVSHLLWALLSLRPIILKDEKLKSEVKKVDTWIQRLRRYSFLSDDFVEERPDLKDRIENLRKEVQEFLLREDIVEKIKNSEELTLRLGEEGFELVVADVTGYLQASGRTSRMYAGGLTKGLSHVLVDDRRAFKNLEKKVRWFNQDINFKKIEEVDLKEVLREIDEDRKKVREILEGKVKAEQKEHVKPVLVVVESPNKARTIANFFGKPMGRKIGGIDVLEVMVGDLYIMITASLGHVFDLVKDKEFHGVIAKNGEYVPIYEVIEGKENIVKGLRELAQEVDTVLIGTDPDTEGEKIGWDLGALLSPYIPNVERIEFHEVTRKAIKHAVENPRDFNENLVKAQLVRRIADRWVGFEVSRIVQQAFDKHWLSGGRVQIPVLGWIIEREKLYRKKKHVVQITFKENGRWLRLGFEFQDKKEAKEFYENLKEIDVEVLEEREELKNPPPPFTTDTMLKEASDRYRISVPKLMQLAQELFEYGLITYHRTDSTRVSDVGIGVAKEWISEELGKELFYPRVWGEGGAHECIRPTKPLDVEDLRSMMLAGQLQNLTREHLLLYELIFKRFMASQMKPVKVKTKKVKVKALGREQELILTTEILEEGFNKVYPLELQPDLKGSVYVEDKKELKSVPMAYLYTQGSLVEEMKRRGIGRPSTYATIVSKLLERGYVIERHGFLIPTKLGKQVYEFLKSREKIMPFVSEEFTRKLEELMDKVEEGKEDYLQVLDELYKKVNEFEKANV from the coding sequence ATGATTAAGGCTATTTTTGATACTCTGTGTCCGAACTGCGGTGGCGAGATATCCGCCGAAAGACTGCTAAAAGGTCTTCCCTGTGAAAAGTGTCTTCCCGAAGAAGTAAATAGAGAGGAAGTCTGTCAGAAACTGGAGAATGGGAGCTTTAAAGAGTTCTGCGAACTCTTATCCGAGCTGAAAGACTGGGAAGATTTCTTTAAAGAGATATTGGGGACTTCTCCGTGGAGTTTGCAAAAGTCATGGGCTAGGAAGGTATTCCTCGGAAGGAGCTTTGCCATGCTCGCCCCCACGGGAGTGGGAAAAACCACTTTCGGGCTTTCCATGGCATCTTACCTCGCAAAGCAGGGGAAAAAGTCCTACATAATACTTCCCACACAACTCCTCGTTGAGCAGGTATCAGAGAGGATAAAAACCTTCGGCGTTGACGAGGACAGATTAATAGTCTGGGGCAAACTCTCGGAAAAGAAGAAAAAAGAGTTAAAGGAAAGAATTCAGAAGGGAGACTTTGACATCCTCATCACAACTTCTATGTTCCTTTACAAAAATTACGAGATACTCCCCAAAGACTTTTCCTTCATCTTCGTAGACGACGTGGACAGTTTCCTGAAGACGGCAAAGAACGTAGACAAGGTTCTCTACCTCCTCGGTTTTTCCGAGGAAGACATACACAAGGCTTTTGAACTCATTAGACTGAAAGAAAAACCAAATAAGAGTGAAGAGGACTGGGAGGAGATAAAGAAAAGGAGCGAGGAACTCAGGGAGATAGCCAAAAAGAAAAAGGGAGTTCTTGCGGTTTCTTCCGCCACCGGAAATCCCCGTTCAAACAGGATAAAGCTTTTTAGGGAACTACTGGGATTTGAAGTCGGAAAGCCGAGCGTCCTTCTCAGAAACATAGTGGAAACCTACGAGGAAACCCAAAACTTAAAGGAAACACTCCTAAAGAGAGTTAAAGAATTCGGAAAGGGAGGACTCGTCTTTGTCTCATCTGATTACGGAAGGGAAGCTGTTGAAGAGGTTAAAAAGTTCTTAGAAAGCCACGGAGTTAAGGCGGTCACCTACGAAGAGGATCTAAAACTCTTTGAGAAGGGAGAAGCACAGGTAGCGATAGGTATCTCTTCCTTTAAAAACCCCTTGGCTCGCGGGATTGACCTTCCCCACGTGGTCAGGTACGCAATCTTCTACGGCGTTCCGAAAATAAGAGTTCCCCTCAAAGTAGAAACCTCTGTCTCCCACCTCCTCTGGGCACTCCTCTCTCTGAGACCTATAATCCTCAAGGACGAAAAACTGAAGAGTGAAGTAAAGAAGGTTGACACGTGGATACAGAGGCTAAGGAGGTATTCCTTCCTGAGCGATGACTTCGTTGAGGAGAGGCCTGATTTAAAAGATAGGATTGAGAACCTGAGAAAAGAAGTTCAGGAGTTCTTGCTGAGGGAAGATATCGTTGAAAAGATAAAAAACTCTGAAGAGTTAACTCTCAGACTCGGAGAGGAAGGGTTTGAACTCGTCGTTGCGGACGTGACGGGATACCTTCAGGCGAGCGGAAGAACTTCAAGAATGTACGCTGGTGGACTTACGAAAGGTCTGAGCCACGTTCTCGTTGACGACAGAAGGGCTTTCAAGAACTTAGAAAAGAAGGTAAGGTGGTTCAATCAGGACATAAACTTCAAGAAAATTGAAGAAGTGGACCTGAAAGAAGTCCTAAGGGAAATAGACGAGGACAGGAAGAAGGTAAGGGAAATCCTGGAAGGAAAGGTAAAAGCGGAGCAAAAGGAGCACGTCAAGCCCGTACTGGTAGTGGTAGAAAGCCCTAACAAAGCCAGAACCATAGCAAACTTCTTCGGAAAACCCATGGGCAGAAAGATAGGGGGCATAGACGTTCTTGAGGTAATGGTTGGGGACCTTTACATAATGATTACGGCATCACTCGGACACGTTTTTGACCTTGTGAAGGACAAGGAATTCCACGGCGTAATAGCGAAAAACGGTGAATACGTTCCCATTTACGAAGTTATAGAAGGAAAGGAGAACATAGTAAAGGGACTGAGGGAACTCGCTCAGGAGGTGGACACGGTGCTCATCGGAACGGACCCAGACACGGAAGGGGAAAAGATAGGCTGGGACCTCGGAGCACTGCTAAGTCCCTACATCCCCAACGTGGAAAGGATTGAGTTTCACGAGGTGACGAGAAAGGCTATAAAACACGCCGTGGAAAACCCGAGGGACTTTAACGAAAACCTCGTAAAGGCTCAGCTCGTTAGGAGAATAGCGGACAGGTGGGTTGGCTTTGAAGTTTCAAGGATAGTACAGCAAGCTTTTGATAAACACTGGCTTTCTGGCGGTAGAGTTCAGATACCCGTTCTCGGCTGGATTATAGAGAGGGAAAAACTTTACAGAAAGAAAAAGCATGTAGTTCAGATAACCTTTAAAGAAAACGGAAGGTGGCTTAGGCTCGGTTTTGAGTTTCAGGACAAAAAGGAAGCAAAGGAGTTTTACGAAAACCTGAAAGAGATTGACGTTGAAGTTCTTGAAGAAAGAGAAGAACTGAAAAATCCACCTCCGCCCTTTACCACCGACACCATGCTTAAAGAAGCCTCGGACCGCTACAGGATATCCGTGCCGAAATTGATGCAACTCGCCCAGGAACTCTTTGAGTACGGTCTTATAACTTACCACAGGACAGACTCCACGCGCGTTTCGGACGTCGGGATAGGAGTGGCGAAAGAGTGGATAAGCGAGGAACTCGGAAAGGAACTTTTCTATCCGAGGGTTTGGGGAGAGGGCGGTGCTCACGAGTGTATAAGACCCACAAAGCCTTTAGACGTTGAGGACCTAAGGAGTATGATGCTCGCGGGACAGCTCCAGAACCTCACAAGAGAACATCTACTTCTTTACGAGTTAATCTTCAAGAGGTTCATGGCATCTCAGATGAAGCCCGTTAAGGTAAAAACCAAGAAAGTGAAAGTAAAAGCCCTCGGCAGGGAACAAGAACTCATACTCACAACCGAAATTCTTGAAGAAGGTTTTAACAAAGTGTACCCATTAGAACTCCAGCCGGACCTGAAAGGGAGCGTGTATGTGGAAGACAAAAAAGAACTAAAGAGCGTTCCAATGGCTTACCTATATACTCAAGGTTCCTTAGTTGAAGAGATGAAGAGAAGGGGAATAGGCAGACCATCCACTTACGCCACGATAGTTTCCAAACTCCTTGAAAGGGGCTACGTTATAGAAAGACACGGCTTCTTAATTCCTACGAAGCTCGGAAAGCAGGTTTACGAATTCCTCAAAAGCAGAGAAAAGATAATGCCTTTCGTCTCGGAAGAGTTTACTAGAAAACTTGAAGAGTTAATGGATAAGGTAGAAGAAGGGAAGGAAGACTACCTCCAGGTTCTGGACGAGCTTTACAAAAAGGTGAACGAGTTTGAAAAAGCGAATGTATGA
- a CDS encoding RNA ligase partner protein — MDVFVLDTSVFTNPEIYRTFEEDQRGAMETFIHLALNSRAEFYMPTSVYTEMRKIMDVGELWAEFEMVVKIRSPRRFQLTVPADFLYEFIEELRYRINKGLRIAEEHTREASGCEDVGKLIARLREKYREALRQGILDSKEDVDVLLLAYELDGVLVSADEGLRTWADKIGIKLIDPKNFKNILESLVRHRF, encoded by the coding sequence ATGGATGTGTTCGTTCTCGACACGAGCGTTTTCACAAACCCGGAGATATACAGAACCTTTGAAGAGGATCAGAGAGGAGCTATGGAAACCTTTATACACCTTGCCCTGAATTCCAGAGCTGAGTTTTACATGCCCACTTCCGTTTACACGGAAATGAGAAAAATAATGGATGTGGGGGAACTCTGGGCGGAATTTGAGATGGTGGTAAAGATACGCTCTCCCAGGAGGTTTCAATTAACTGTTCCCGCGGATTTTCTCTATGAGTTCATAGAAGAACTCAGATATAGGATTAATAAAGGTTTGAGGATAGCGGAAGAACACACGAGGGAAGCGAGCGGTTGTGAAGACGTCGGGAAATTAATAGCTAGGCTCAGGGAGAAGTACAGGGAAGCCCTCAGGCAGGGAATACTCGACAGTAAAGAGGACGTGGATGTGCTGCTCCTTGCCTACGAACTGGACGGGGTTCTCGTTTCGGCGGATGAAGGCCTCAGAACATGGGCGGACAAGATAGGTATAAAACTCATAGACCCTAAGAATTTCAAAAACATTTTAGAGAGCTTGGTAAGACACAGGTTTTAA
- the minE gene encoding cell division topological specificity factor MinE, translating into MFGLFKSRKSKDVAKKRLQLVLSYERSGLPPSIVEEIKRDLVSVFGKYPYFDASNIEVNLKREDVDKEQLWISIPIKD; encoded by the coding sequence TTGTTCGGATTATTTAAATCGAGAAAAAGTAAAGACGTGGCTAAGAAACGTCTGCAATTAGTTTTATCTTACGAAAGAAGCGGACTTCCGCCGAGTATAGTAGAGGAGATAAAAAGAGACTTGGTTAGCGTGTTTGGAAAGTACCCCTACTTTGACGCCAGCAACATAGAAGTTAACCTCAAAAGGGAGGATGTAGACAAGGAACAACTCTGGATAAGTATCCCTATAAAGGATTAA
- the rpmE gene encoding 50S ribosomal protein L31: MKKGIHPELKPTTFVCGCGNTFTLLSTKGGTVYLEVCNQCHPFYAGKLKIKPAYYEMLAEFEGGKKEE; this comes from the coding sequence ATGAAGAAGGGTATTCACCCCGAACTAAAACCCACAACTTTCGTATGCGGTTGCGGAAACACCTTTACGCTTCTCTCCACAAAAGGAGGAACTGTTTACTTAGAAGTTTGCAACCAGTGTCACCCCTTTTACGCGGGCAAACTGAAGATAAAGCCCGCTTACTACGAAATGCTTGCGGAATTTGAAGGAGGTAAGAAAGAAGAGTAA